GAAATACCAGAATATCCGGTGACAGCTCCCGGGTAATGTCACGGATCTTTCTGCTCCCGGGCGGGCGGGAAGGATGGTTAATCATGCCAGCCGTACTCCCCGATCAGCGGTACAAAACAGACCCCCCCGCAGGAACGGGTGGAGAGCTCGCCACCGGCCTTTTCGAGGCGGACCAGCGTCTGGATTGCCCGATCCCCGACCGGCGCCACCAGCCGTCCGCCATCGCGAAGCTGGTCGAGGAGAGGGCGGGGGATATCGGGTGCCGCCGCCGTGACGATGATGGCATCATAGGGGGCCTCCGCCGGCCACCCCGCGGTGCCGTCCCCCACGACCACCTCGACATTGTCGATCCCGAGCGCCGCAAGATGCTCCCGGGCCCCGCGGGCGATCGCCGGGAGCCGCTCCACGGAAATGACGTGGGAGGCAATCCGTCCGAGAATCGCTGCCTGATACCCGCTGCCCGCACCGATCTCGAGCACCCGGTCCTCCGGCCCCACATCGAGCAGTTCGGTCATCAGCGCCACGATGTACGGCTGCGAGATCGTCTGCCCTTCACCGATCGGGAGCGGACGGTCTTCGTAAGCCGACGCACAC
The genomic region above belongs to Methanoculleus sp. SDB and contains:
- a CDS encoding protein-L-isoaspartate O-methyltransferase; its protein translation is MDDERSAVLRERMVRDQIEGRGISDRRVLAAMRAIPRHVFVPEEVCASAYEDRPLPIGEGQTISQPYIVALMTELLDVGPEDRVLEIGAGSGYQAAILGRIASHVISVERLPAIARGAREHLAALGIDNVEVVVGDGTAGWPAEAPYDAIIVTAAAPDIPRPLLDQLRDGGRLVAPVGDRAIQTLVRLEKAGGELSTRSCGGVCFVPLIGEYGWHD